AGGATTTGAACCTACGAAGGCTGAGCCGGCGGAGTTACAGTCCGCTCCCTTTGTCCACTCGGGCACCGACCCGCAGGTCCGCCACGATAGCGGGGCCGCCCCCCAAAGAGCACACCCGGTTTCGCCGTCTACCCTGACGATGGTCCGACCCACGTTTCTCGGGCCACAGCAACCATCGCCAACCCACCGATCCAGGGAGCCCACCATGCCCAGCTTCGACATCTCGTCCGAGGTCGACCACCAGGAGGTCACCAACGCCATGGACCAGGCCGCCCGCGAGGTATCCACGCGGTTCGACTTCCGAGACACCAACTCGGCGGCCGAGTTGGGCGACGGCACCATCACCATCCGCTCGATGTCGGAGGATCGGCTGCGAGCGGTACGCCAGGTGGTGGAGGAGAAGCTGGTGCGCCGCAAGGTTTCGCTGAAAGCGCTGGACTGGGGAAACATCGAACCCGCCTCTGGCGGAACGGTCCGACAGGTTGCGACCCTGGTGGCGGGCATCAGCTCGGACAAGGCCCGAGATGTCAACAAGTTCGTCAAGGGCCTTGGCCTCAAGGGCGTGCAAACCCAGACCCAGGGTGAGCAGGTGAGGGTGATGGCCAAGAAGCGCGATCAGTTGCAGACGGTGATCGCCGAGCTGAAGGGCCACGACTTCGGCATCCCCATCGACACCGGCAACTTTCGGGATTGATACTGCCGGTTTGAGCGCGCCCGCCGCCTGCGGTGGTAGCACTCAGCCGGCGCTGATGGCCTTCTCGATGGTGGGCCACGTGTCGTCGTTGCGAACATCGGCCAGCGTGTACTTGCGCAGCACCTTGAGGTCGTTCGCATCAAGACCAAGATCGGCGACCACCGCTTCGATGTCGTCGCACTCACTCGCTGCGTAGACAGTCATGCCAACCACCGATCGCTGGAACTCCGCGATTACGGCCTCGTCGGGTGCCTCATCGGCCACCTCGGCGGCCGTCGAGAAGCTCACCACCGAGTCGACCTCGGGGGTGACCTCCTTTGGGGCTGACGCCTTCAGACGGTCGAAGTCGGGATCTTCGCTGGAGAGCACTTCGGCGAACTCGGTGCAGAACTGCTTCACTCCGGCCGTCGGCATGTCGCTGGTCTGGGGTTCGGTGGTGCTCGAAGCCGAGCTCGTGGGGCGATCGCTGTTGGAGCACCCCGACGCAGCCATCAACGCCAGCGCACCCACGACGAACAAATGTCTGAAGCCGCCGCTCGGGCGAGTCATGACCATGGCGTCACCGTAGCTGCGCAGCGATATCCAGCCACTCAGCCCTGCTGAAGCTCGGCCTTGATCTTTTCCCAGGTTGCGTCGTCCTGGACATCGTCCACCGTGTACTTGCTCAACATTTTGGCGGCGGCGTCGTCGATCCCAATCGCCTCGGCCAATCCGGCGGTATCGCCACACTCGTTGAGGGCAAACACGGTCACCCCGACCACCGCCCGGGTGCCTCGTTCCTGAAGATCGGCACTGGGGGCGTCGGCGGTCTGCGCCTCTTCGGCCGCCTTGGCCAGGTCGTCGACCACCGGCTTGATCTCATCGGGCGCCGACTCTTGCAAGGGCTTGTAGTCCTGGGCGCCCTCCGACTGGTTGGCCACCTTGGCCAGCGTGTCGCAGAAGTCCTTCACGCTGTTACCGGTGACCTTGATGGGCTCGTCGTCTCCCGTGGCCGCATCGCCTGGAGCTGTCGTCTTTGAGGTTCCCGCGGCTGACGTCGTCGAGCCACCGGCGGCCGCCTCGGTGGTAGCGGCCGACTTGGCGTCCGACTTCGAATCCTTGGAATCGCCACAACCCGACAGGAGCAGCAGTCCAACCGCCGACGCCGCCACCAGGCCTCGCTTCAGAGCAGTGGGCGAGCCAAACGTCGGTGCGATCATGTCGCAACCGTAAAGGGCGCCGCGGTCCGCTCCAAGTCACCCGCCACGACCTGCCCCTTCGCTGAGTTCATACCCAAGTTCCGTTGCGCAGGCGTGAGATTCGTTCGTCCACCGGCGGGTGTGTGGAGAACAGCTTTTGCATGCCACCGCCCCGCAGCGGGTTGACGATGTAGGCCTGTGACTGGGCCGGATTGACGTTGGACGGGATGCGGTGCGAGTACAGGTCGAGCTTGTCCAACGCCTGCGCCAGTGGCTCGCCGGTGCCCAGCAGCCTCGCCGCTGACGCATCGGCGGCAAACTCACGGTTACGGCTGATCGCCATCTGGATCACAGCGGCGGCGATCGGCCCCAACACGATCAGGGCCAACTGCTCCAGCCCGCCACCGTTGCGGTCGCGTCCGCCGCTTCCTCCCCCACCGAAGATG
This genomic stretch from Candidatus Microthrix parvicella Bio17-1 harbors:
- a CDS encoding YajQ family cyclic di-GMP-binding protein, which translates into the protein MPSFDISSEVDHQEVTNAMDQAAREVSTRFDFRDTNSAAELGDGTITIRSMSEDRLRAVRQVVEEKLVRRKVSLKALDWGNIEPASGGTVRQVATLVAGISSDKARDVNKFVKGLGLKGVQTQTQGEQVRVMAKKRDQLQTVIAELKGHDFGIPIDTGNFRD